The DNA sequence TTGATGCGAATCCACTCTCTAAGCTTATGGATAGGATTGACATTTTTCTCTTTTCTGGATCTGAAAGCAGACGGCAGGAGTGGTCAATTCTTAGCTGGTTGACATATTGATTGAAATTCCGTGCCGCTAAGTCGTCTCTTATGGTTTGACTGATAAGATATTCAGAAATGTTTAATTCACGTGCGATATCAGCCACTTTAAGATTTTCATGCAAAAAGAGGGATTGCTCAATAAGCAGGCTTTTGATTTGATGGGCCAGAGAACCTGGGTTTTCTGTAGCTGACTCTATGTTGGATGCTGTTTTTGCGGCACTATCATTTGCAGCCTGTTTCATCAGTAATGGATGGGCTGTAATAAAATCAAAGCGGTTGGTATATTTCCAAATCATTAAGATAAAGGTATTTGTCATGACAAAGAGCAGGATTATAGCCAATATTATATCAATATCCTGAGCGCCTTCAGGCAGAAGACCTCTTGCTATTTTATTACCGACTAAAGCCACACCAAAGGTCAGGATAAAAAAGATCCTTTGGGCTTTTCCTTCGTTGGTGTCTTGCGCGAAACCTCTGCAGCCTTCCCAAACGGTAAGAACCAAAATACAAGAGGAGAGTAAGATTGTTAATTCAACTACAATATAGATCAGAAAGCCATCATAGTCTGGGTCAATATATCCGAGGCCTTTCATAAGGTGGAATCCCTGATTCATCACCACAAGCAGTGCAATGGCAACAGCAACAATTATATGTTGTTTTTCTATTGGGTTTCGTCGACGAAAGAAGACTCGAGAGAGTAACCAGTAACCATTGCATATAGCACTAGCCCCCATGCCAATAATATAGTGATAGGGGGCGATATAGTCAGCAGATAAATATTTGAGGGTCATTATGGCGGACGATAAGCAGAAAATAGCAAAGTATAAGTGCGCTTTTTGACCTTTGAAGGTCAGTAAGTGAAAGCCTACAAAAAGTAAACTCATAAAAAGGATGAAACTATTTAAGAT is a window from the Temperatibacter marinus genome containing:
- a CDS encoding helix-turn-helix domain-containing protein, giving the protein MTLTILNSFILFMSLLFVGFHLLTFKGQKAHLYFAIFCLSSAIMTLKYLSADYIAPYHYIIGMGASAICNGYWLLSRVFFRRRNPIEKQHIIVAVAIALLVVMNQGFHLMKGLGYIDPDYDGFLIYIVVELTILLSSCILVLTVWEGCRGFAQDTNEGKAQRIFFILTFGVALVGNKIARGLLPEGAQDIDIILAIILLFVMTNTFILMIWKYTNRFDFITAHPLLMKQAANDSAAKTASNIESATENPGSLAHQIKSLLIEQSLFLHENLKVADIARELNISEYLISQTIRDDLAARNFNQYVNQLRIDHSCRLLSDPEKRKMSILSISLESGFASIGPFTRAFKAQTGLTPSAYRKSLAEPPSNRKEA